The following is a genomic window from Myxococcales bacterium.
TCAGAGATAGTGCGTTTATTTTCGCTTTCTAAATTTTTAATATCGACTAAGGAATTTTTTTCTATTTGTTTTTTACTTTCTCGAAGCTGTAAAACCTCAGCCCAACTCATATTATTTTTTTTGAAATTAATTACATCTTCACAGTGCAAACCAAGGCGATTTTTTTTGTTTTTATTGCAACCAAATTTATCATAACCTTCGCGGTCATAACCATTCTTATCGAAGCCTCTTTTATTGTAGCCTTCTCGATCAAAACCGTCAGTGTTACGCCATGGGATTGCAGGACTTTTTTCTAAGTTGCCGCAACCACTAAGAAAAATAAACATAAGATTTAAAAACAGACAAACACAGAAAAATTGCATTTTTTCCTCGAGAAAAATTAAACTCAAAAAATATTTATTTTAATTTTTATGTCAAGGAATATGACAATATTTAATAACTACATAAACAAAAAATAAATAAAAAAATTTTGTCGGTACAAAAAATATTTCGCACCAACAAATTAGCTAAAGTTAAAAAATAAAAATAATTATTTTGTTCTAGAAAAAGCACCTAAGTTTGGCATCACATAAGCTTGAAGTAATGCAGCAGCGCCGCCTGCAAGGCTAATTATCCATGAAGCATTGTTATAAGCCCAAACCACAGCATGCACTTTTCCAGGATAATAAACTAACCAATAACTCAGGCCTAATTTTGAAGGCACACCACCAAAGAGAACCGAATAAACTATTGGATAGAGCAAATCTACAGCGCCTGCTACATAGGCTGGCCCAAACCACGCAGCCGCCAAAATTGTTGCTACGGTTAAGGTTTGTTTTGCATAGGGCAAACCCGATATTGCCGAACCAGCCTGAGATAATGGATCCAAAACCGTTGTTGCTAGTTTCTTTATCAAACTAGGGTTTTGTTTGATCCATTGCGTGGAGTTATTCGTCAACATTTCTTCTTGTTCAGGTGTTAGGTTGAGCCCTTTTAAAACTTGCGGATCATCCAATGGCAAAACTTTATTGGGTAAACCATCAGCACCAATTGTTACGACATCGTCTTTATAGAGTGCTGTGATAGGATAATAAAATGTGATTGATTCAAATTTATTAGCGTTGGTCGCTTTTAGATTAAAGAGTTGCCCTTTATCTTTGATGAGATTCTGGCATTTATCAAAAAGTGCAAAATATTCCTTTTCATCCAGCGCATAATCTCGAGCACGAGAATAGGCATCAACTTTTACGGATTCATTGCCACTCATTAATTTTTCATTAACCAGCGCCTTGAGCTGTTGCTGTGGCTCAAGTCCTTGCTCAAGCTTTTCTTTTGGCAGATAAGAGCAATAAACTCTGATGAGCCCCTTGGTGTCTTCAGCAAAGAGCGACAGCGAAATAATGCAACCACCCATAAATAAAAGGATAAATTTAAATTTTGACATAAGAGCCTCCAAAATATTTGCAATAAAAATAAATCAATAATTCTATAACTACTTAGTTCTATAACTACTTAGCTCTTGTGATTCATTAAAATTATTTTATTGAGATCTCTTATTCATGAAGGGAGCATGATAATTTTTAGTGATGTAAAGAAAATATTGAAAGGCTTAAATTTTTGAACGATTCCGCAGCGCACGCGAGGACTTAGTAAAAAAATTTTTTATTAAGAAGCCTTTCAATATTTTCTGGACACAACCCAAATAAACTTTTAAATATTTGCAAAAAATTTATTTATTAAACGATTGCGTGAATCAATGGTGTCATAGGCAGGACGTTCGTCAATAATAACCTGATTTTTTATTGGGTAACTCATGAATGCAATGCTATCCATGCGCATAACTACATCTTCCCGAGCATGAAGAAATTTCTCCAAACAATCATCCAAAGAAATTTTCCCAAAACAACTATTGATAAACAAAGCATGTGCTTTTGTGTGACGCAATTCTTTATCACTCAGCCACGCATAATGCGCAGGTGTATGAAACGAAATCACATCACATTGAGAAAATATTTCTTCTTTGCCGGCAGAACGTGCTCCCATTTTTATTAACTCGTCGTGAGAGTGGCGCGCGTTGAAATAAACTTTCATCCCCAAAGCAGTAGCAACCTTAAGCACTTGCCCACCAATATTTCCCACGCCTATCACACCCAATTTTTTATCAAAAACACTTTTTGCTGGATGGCAATTGCGAAAATGGGAAATAATCTGCCCAATCACCCACTCAGCTGTTTCATAATCGCAATAATCATTAACAGCCTTCACTTTTATATTTTTGCTTTGGCAATAGTTTAAAGGAATTTTTGCAGTGGAACTGCCCAATATACCAATGTATCTTAACAACGGCAAAGCTCTTAAATGCTCTTCGCTCACCTCAGTATAGATGGAAATCAGCAGTGCATCGGCATTCTTGCGATCGCTTGATTCAAGGCGAAAAATTTCATCACTATTGTTTATCTCGATCGGCTTTGGCAAAGCCGCAGTTTTAATCTGCTGGGAAAAATTATCTATACGATGAGCAACATCCAGTGCGATGAGCTGTTTAAATTTTTCCATCGCTCTTATTTCCTTGTTTGATCGATCTTAGCTGCCAAAATAAAATCAGCACGACTAAGGCCTCCGATGGTGGTGCTCCAAATTTCTACTCTCAACTTAGCGTAAGAAACCAACAAATTTGGATAATACCCCACGCTCTCGGCAATTTTCCCAAGCGTGTTAGCCAAATCCAAACTTGCTTTGAAATTTTTCACCAAAAAAACTTTTTCTAAATGACCAGCTTGATTTACCGACCAGCCTTCTTCCAAATGCGGCAATAATTTTACCGCTTCACTCACTGTCATGGGTAAATCATCAGCTTGAGGAACAAGCACGTTCTCACTCGCAAAATCTATTTTTTCATTTTCCACAGGTGCTACCTATAATCGTTCTGCTACTAACTCAGCTATATCTTTTACCACAATATCTTCTTCGCAACCTTTATCTTTAATACCATCGCTCATCATGGTCATACAAAATGGGCAACCCGTAGCAATAATTTTTGCGCCAGTAGCAATAGCCTGCTCGGTACGCTCATGATTAATACGTACACCTTGATGTTCTTCCATGAACATGCGACCACCGCCTGCACCACAACAAAAGCTGTTTCTTTTATTCATAGACATTTCTTTGGT
Proteins encoded in this region:
- a CDS encoding 4a-hydroxytetrahydrobiopterin dehydratase produces the protein MENEKIDFASENVLVPQADDLPMTVSEAVKLLPHLEEGWSVNQAGHLEKVFLVKNFKASLDLANTLGKIAESVGYYPNLLVSYAKLRVEIWSTTIGGLSRADFILAAKIDQTRK